Proteins encoded by one window of Ictidomys tridecemlineatus isolate mIctTri1 chromosome 7, mIctTri1.hap1, whole genome shotgun sequence:
- the Dtymk gene encoding thymidylate kinase isoform X1, giving the protein MAGRRGALIVLEGVDRAGKSTQGRKLVAALCAAGHRAELLRFPERSTEIGKLLSSYLEKKSELEDHSVHLLFSANRWEHVPSMKEKLSQGVTLVVDRYAFSGVAFTSAKKNFSLDWCKQPDVGLPQPDLILFLQLGLADAATRGEFGRERYEDRAFQERALQSFQQLMGDSTLNWKVVDASRSIEAVHEEIRALSEDAICNAAQRPLGVLWK; this is encoded by the exons ATGGCGGGACGTCGTGGGGCGCTGATTGTGCTGGAGGGTGTGGACCGCGCGGGCAAGAGCACGCAGGGCCGCAAGCTGGTGGCTGCGCTGTGCGCCGCGGGCCACCGCGCTGAGCTGCTGCGCTTCCCCG AAAGATCAACTGAAATTGGCAAACTTCTGAGTTCCTACTTGGAAAAGAAAAGTGAACTGGAGGACCACTCGGTGCACCTGCTCTTCTCTGCAAATCGCTGGGAGCATGT GCCATCCATGAAGGAGAAGCTGAGCCAGGGTGTCACCCTCGTTGTGGACAGATATGCGTTTTCTGGTGTTGCCTTCACAAGTGCTAAGAAG AACTTCTCCCTGGATTGGTGCAAACAGCCAGACGTCGGCCTTCCCCAGCCTGATCTGATCCTGTTCCTTCAGCTGGGGCTGGCAGATGCTGCCACGCGGGGAGAGTTTGGTCGTGAGCGCTACGAGGACAGAGCTTTCCAGGAACGGGCACTGCAGAGCTTCCAGCAGCTCATGGGAGACTCGACTCTGAACTGGAAG GTAGTCGACGCTTCCAGGAGCATCGAGGCTGTGCACGAGGAGATCCGTGCGCTCTCTGAGGACGCCATCTGCAATGCTGCACAAAGGCCACTGGGGGTGCTGTGGAAGTGA
- the Dtymk gene encoding thymidylate kinase isoform X2 gives MAGRRGALIVLEGVDRAGKSTQGRKLVAALCAAGHRAELLRFPERSTEIGKLLSSYLEKKSELEDHSVHLLFSANRWEHVPSMKEKLSQGVTLVVDRYAFSGVAFTSAKKLGLADAATRGEFGRERYEDRAFQERALQSFQQLMGDSTLNWKVVDASRSIEAVHEEIRALSEDAICNAAQRPLGVLWK, from the exons ATGGCGGGACGTCGTGGGGCGCTGATTGTGCTGGAGGGTGTGGACCGCGCGGGCAAGAGCACGCAGGGCCGCAAGCTGGTGGCTGCGCTGTGCGCCGCGGGCCACCGCGCTGAGCTGCTGCGCTTCCCCG AAAGATCAACTGAAATTGGCAAACTTCTGAGTTCCTACTTGGAAAAGAAAAGTGAACTGGAGGACCACTCGGTGCACCTGCTCTTCTCTGCAAATCGCTGGGAGCATGT GCCATCCATGAAGGAGAAGCTGAGCCAGGGTGTCACCCTCGTTGTGGACAGATATGCGTTTTCTGGTGTTGCCTTCACAAGTGCTAAGAAG CTGGGGCTGGCAGATGCTGCCACGCGGGGAGAGTTTGGTCGTGAGCGCTACGAGGACAGAGCTTTCCAGGAACGGGCACTGCAGAGCTTCCAGCAGCTCATGGGAGACTCGACTCTGAACTGGAAG GTAGTCGACGCTTCCAGGAGCATCGAGGCTGTGCACGAGGAGATCCGTGCGCTCTCTGAGGACGCCATCTGCAATGCTGCACAAAGGCCACTGGGGGTGCTGTGGAAGTGA